In Prescottella soli, a genomic segment contains:
- a CDS encoding cysteine hydrolase family protein produces the protein MTDTTAGLDDNVRPHLNSSALLVIDMQNDFADDGAYPVAGTAAIVPGLRTLIDAYRGTGRPIVHVVRLYDDDVDRVRRTAITRDNAPIVRPGTPGSQILGGLLPPGAPPLEPNLLTAGNFQTVGPHEAVMWKPRWSAFHRTDLDAHLQRAAIDTVVVAGCNFPNCPRATMFDASSLDYRVVLATDATSRATPDRVADARSIGVAPLTVAEIVVAAGSE, from the coding sequence ATGACGGATACGACGGCCGGTCTCGACGACAACGTTCGCCCACATCTGAATTCGTCTGCACTGCTGGTGATCGACATGCAGAACGACTTCGCGGACGACGGCGCCTACCCGGTCGCGGGCACCGCGGCGATCGTGCCCGGACTTCGAACGCTCATCGACGCGTACCGCGGTACCGGCCGCCCGATCGTGCACGTCGTGCGTCTCTACGACGACGACGTCGATCGGGTGCGCAGGACCGCGATCACGCGGGACAACGCACCCATAGTGCGCCCCGGCACGCCGGGATCCCAGATCCTCGGCGGCCTGCTGCCGCCCGGCGCACCCCCGCTCGAACCGAACCTGCTGACAGCAGGCAACTTCCAGACGGTCGGACCGCACGAGGCCGTGATGTGGAAGCCGCGCTGGAGCGCGTTCCACCGCACCGACCTGGACGCTCACCTGCAGCGAGCCGCGATCGACACCGTCGTCGTGGCGGGCTGCAACTTCCCGAACTGCCCGCGCGCGACCATGTTCGACGCGTCGTCCCTCGACTATCGCGTGGTGCTGGCCACCGATGCCACCTCGCGCGCCACACCGGATCGCGTGGCCGATGCCCGATCCATCGGAGTTGCACCGCTCACGGTCGCCGAGATCGTCGTCGCGGCCGGATCCGAATGA
- a CDS encoding lipid-transfer protein — MSTNNDVAVLGVGMHPWGKWGHSFVKYGVAAARAALADSGVDWTDVDLIVGGETVRNGYGGYVAGATFAQALGWNGARVATSYAACATGAQALDTARARILAGLSDVALVVGADTTPKGFLAPNAGERWDDPDWLRFRLMGMTNPGYFALNARRRIDLYGATVEDFAAVKVKNAKHGLNNPNARYRKEVAAADVLASPMVADPLHLLDICATSDGGAAIILTSMEYARKKGIVDPVRIKAISTVTPTFPQTIMDMPNFSTESASAVPAPERTFKESIGDAAYEEAGISPEDVDVAEVYDLATSVELDWIEDLGLCKRGEAEHLLRAGDTTIGGRIPVNPSGGLACFGEAVPAQALAQVCELTWQLRGQAEGRQVEGARVGITANQGLFGHGSSVIVSV, encoded by the coding sequence ATGAGCACCAACAATGATGTGGCAGTCCTCGGCGTCGGCATGCACCCGTGGGGCAAGTGGGGCCACTCGTTCGTGAAGTACGGCGTCGCCGCGGCCCGTGCCGCCCTCGCCGACTCGGGCGTGGACTGGACGGATGTCGACCTCATCGTCGGCGGCGAGACGGTCCGCAACGGCTACGGCGGCTACGTCGCCGGTGCGACGTTCGCGCAGGCCCTCGGCTGGAACGGCGCCCGCGTCGCGACGTCGTACGCGGCATGCGCCACTGGCGCGCAGGCGCTCGACACCGCCCGGGCCCGCATCCTGGCCGGCCTGTCCGACGTCGCCCTCGTGGTCGGCGCCGACACCACCCCGAAGGGCTTCCTCGCGCCGAACGCCGGTGAGCGCTGGGACGATCCGGACTGGCTGCGGTTCCGCCTGATGGGTATGACCAACCCCGGCTACTTCGCGCTCAACGCCCGCCGCCGCATCGATCTCTACGGCGCTACCGTCGAGGACTTCGCCGCGGTCAAGGTCAAGAACGCCAAGCACGGGCTGAACAACCCGAATGCGCGCTACCGCAAGGAGGTTGCCGCTGCGGACGTGCTCGCGTCGCCGATGGTCGCCGACCCGCTGCACCTGCTCGACATCTGCGCCACCTCGGACGGCGGCGCCGCCATCATCCTGACCTCGATGGAGTACGCCCGCAAGAAGGGCATCGTGGATCCGGTTCGGATCAAGGCGATTTCGACGGTCACGCCCACGTTCCCGCAGACGATCATGGACATGCCGAACTTCTCCACCGAGTCGGCGTCCGCAGTGCCCGCACCCGAGCGCACGTTCAAGGAGTCGATCGGCGACGCGGCGTACGAGGAAGCCGGCATCTCCCCCGAGGACGTCGACGTCGCCGAGGTCTACGACCTCGCCACGTCCGTCGAGCTGGACTGGATCGAGGACCTGGGGCTGTGCAAGCGCGGCGAGGCCGAGCACCTGCTGCGCGCCGGTGACACCACCATCGGTGGTCGCATCCCGGTGAACCCGTCCGGCGGCCTGGCCTGCTTCGGCGAGGCCGTCCCCGCCCAGGCACTGGCCCAGGTGTGCGAGCTCACCTGGCAGCTGCGCGGCCAGGCCGAGGGCCGTCAGGTCGAGGGCGCCCGCGTCGGCATCACCGCGAACCAGGGTCTGTTCGGCCACGGCTCGTCGGTGATCGTCTCGGTCTAG
- a CDS encoding Zn-ribbon domain-containing OB-fold protein, with amino-acid sequence MSDTATPAVEGWFTTGPEPALIGTKCRSCGTISFPRETTFCKNPACSGEEFDDVELSRFGKVWSYTDAQYKPPAPYIATTDPYVPFALAAVELPEGLVVLGQVADGYGVADLKVGNPVELVIETLYTDETGDRSIWRWKPVTAAENGAQA; translated from the coding sequence ATGAGCGACACCGCCACACCGGCCGTCGAAGGCTGGTTCACCACCGGGCCGGAGCCGGCCCTGATCGGCACCAAGTGCCGGTCCTGCGGCACGATCTCGTTCCCGCGGGAGACCACCTTCTGCAAGAACCCGGCGTGCTCCGGCGAGGAGTTCGACGACGTCGAACTGTCCCGCTTCGGCAAGGTGTGGTCGTACACCGACGCGCAGTACAAGCCGCCGGCGCCGTACATCGCCACGACGGATCCGTACGTGCCGTTCGCGCTCGCCGCGGTCGAACTGCCCGAGGGCCTCGTCGTGCTCGGCCAGGTCGCCGACGGCTACGGTGTCGCGGACCTCAAGGTTGGCAATCCCGTCGAGCTGGTCATCGAGACCCTCTACACCGACGAGACCGGCGACCGCAGCATCTGGCGCTGGAAGCCCGTCACTGCAGCAGAGAACGGGGCACAGGCATGA
- a CDS encoding alpha/beta fold hydrolase: MGFADYGPADGFVVVNAHGEMSCRLDVRAATPLAEAAGVRLISPDRPGIGLSDPSPGRTVLDWAADVEQLLDRLGVERAGVLGWSMGGQYAAGLGYALSERISRVAIVAGALPLSEDGAIARLGSMDRWCTRMSRRCPGLATGWFRGMSLLSRSMPRQFTRMVARSVGSADAEVLENVLDELVEMTGEGLRNPSGVVEDYRAWSRPWGFAPEDLEVPVDVWWGAADRNVPREWVTELASRIPKSTLNIGMGGHFFAQLHYREILDSLAEAV, encoded by the coding sequence ATGGGATTCGCCGACTACGGACCCGCAGACGGATTCGTCGTGGTCAACGCCCACGGTGAAATGTCGTGCCGACTGGACGTCCGGGCCGCGACTCCCCTCGCGGAGGCCGCCGGTGTCCGCCTGATCTCTCCGGATCGTCCCGGGATCGGGCTCTCCGATCCCAGCCCGGGGCGCACTGTGCTGGACTGGGCTGCCGACGTCGAACAATTGCTCGACCGACTCGGGGTCGAGCGCGCGGGTGTCCTCGGGTGGTCGATGGGTGGCCAGTACGCCGCCGGCCTTGGCTATGCGCTTTCGGAGAGGATCAGTCGCGTCGCCATCGTCGCGGGCGCGTTGCCGCTGAGTGAGGACGGCGCGATCGCCCGGTTGGGCTCGATGGACCGGTGGTGCACCCGGATGTCGAGGCGATGTCCCGGCCTGGCCACCGGGTGGTTTCGGGGCATGTCGCTCCTCTCTCGCTCGATGCCGAGGCAGTTCACGCGCATGGTGGCGCGGTCGGTCGGATCGGCCGACGCGGAGGTGTTGGAGAACGTCCTCGACGAGTTGGTCGAGATGACCGGCGAGGGACTGCGAAACCCGTCCGGTGTGGTCGAGGACTACCGCGCGTGGTCGCGGCCCTGGGGCTTCGCGCCGGAGGATCTCGAGGTGCCCGTCGACGTCTGGTGGGGCGCCGCGGACCGAAACGTTCCCAGGGAATGGGTCACAGAGCTGGCGAGCCGAATCCCCAAGTCCACCTTGAACATCGGAATGGGTGGGCACTTCTTCGCCCAGCTGCACTACCGCGAGATTCTGGACTCGCTCGCGGAAGCGGTGTGA
- a CDS encoding alpha/beta hydrolase: MSESDTTPSSAPELDEAVTPGARLDWWKRHYTFTGTAVGLVFLWLSMTPSLLPRGPLFQGLVSGSAGAIGYAIGVFAVWLVRFMASKDAGPPAPRMAWLVLIVAGVLGTITMIVWFHVWQDHVRDLMGVPRLKWYDYPLTAALAIVVLFVLVEMGQLIGRLIRHLIRQLDRVAPPRVSAVVAVLLVVGLGIAILNGVVVRFAMHTLNNTFETVNNEQSPNNPAPASPLRSGGPGSLVSWASLGHQGRIFVDGGPTTAQLSDFNGAPAVEPIRAYAGMNSADGIGATAELAARELERTGGLQRKVVAVATTTGTGWINEAEADTVEYMFNGDTAIVSMQYSFLPSWLSFLVDKQNARQAGQALFEAVDRRVRALPEGQRPKLVAFGESLGSFGGEAPFLSPNNIEARTDGALFSGPTFNNAMWADITANRDDGSPQWLPIYQQGDNIRFVARPNDLGQPADPWADPRVVYLQHASDPIAWWNPDLLFTKPDWLRERRGYDVPDDMEWIPVVTFLQVSADMAVAIDVPDGHGHRYVKDIANAWAAVLQPPGWTPEQTERLRPMLRADE; the protein is encoded by the coding sequence ATGAGCGAATCGGACACGACCCCGTCGTCGGCTCCCGAGCTGGACGAGGCCGTGACGCCGGGGGCGCGGCTGGACTGGTGGAAGCGCCATTACACGTTCACCGGAACGGCTGTCGGACTGGTGTTCTTGTGGTTGTCGATGACCCCGTCGCTCCTTCCGCGTGGGCCGCTGTTCCAAGGATTGGTCAGTGGGTCCGCGGGCGCCATCGGCTACGCGATCGGGGTGTTCGCGGTGTGGCTGGTGCGCTTCATGGCCTCGAAGGATGCCGGCCCGCCCGCTCCGCGGATGGCGTGGCTCGTGCTGATCGTGGCGGGTGTGTTGGGCACGATCACGATGATCGTCTGGTTCCACGTGTGGCAGGACCACGTACGCGACCTGATGGGTGTGCCGCGGCTCAAGTGGTACGACTACCCGCTGACCGCGGCGCTGGCCATTGTGGTGTTGTTCGTTCTGGTCGAGATGGGCCAGCTCATCGGCAGACTGATCCGGCACCTGATCCGGCAACTCGACCGCGTTGCCCCGCCGCGGGTTTCGGCAGTCGTGGCGGTGCTGCTCGTGGTGGGGCTGGGTATCGCGATACTCAACGGCGTGGTGGTGCGGTTCGCGATGCACACGCTCAACAACACCTTCGAGACGGTCAACAACGAACAGAGCCCGAACAACCCGGCGCCGGCATCACCACTGCGCTCGGGCGGCCCCGGCTCGTTGGTGTCGTGGGCTTCGCTGGGGCATCAGGGCCGCATCTTCGTCGACGGCGGGCCGACCACAGCGCAACTGTCGGATTTCAACGGCGCGCCCGCGGTCGAGCCGATCCGGGCCTACGCCGGCATGAACTCGGCCGACGGGATCGGGGCCACCGCCGAGCTGGCCGCGCGCGAACTCGAGCGCACCGGAGGGCTGCAGCGCAAAGTGGTCGCGGTCGCCACCACGACCGGCACGGGCTGGATCAACGAGGCAGAGGCCGACACGGTCGAATACATGTTCAACGGTGACACCGCGATCGTCAGCATGCAGTACTCGTTCCTGCCCAGCTGGCTGTCGTTCTTGGTGGACAAGCAAAACGCGCGTCAGGCCGGGCAGGCGCTGTTCGAGGCGGTCGACCGCCGGGTGCGGGCGCTGCCGGAGGGCCAGCGCCCCAAGCTCGTCGCATTCGGCGAAAGCCTCGGATCGTTCGGCGGCGAGGCGCCGTTCCTGTCGCCGAACAACATCGAAGCCCGCACCGACGGCGCCCTGTTCAGTGGCCCGACGTTCAACAACGCCATGTGGGCGGACATCACCGCCAACCGCGACGACGGCTCACCGCAATGGCTGCCGATCTATCAGCAGGGCGACAACATCCGGTTCGTCGCGCGTCCAAACGACCTGGGACAGCCCGCCGACCCGTGGGCGGATCCGCGTGTGGTGTACCTACAGCACGCCTCCGACCCGATCGCCTGGTGGAACCCCGACCTGCTCTTCACCAAGCCGGATTGGCTACGCGAACGCCGCGGCTACGACGTCCCCGACGACATGGAATGGATTCCCGTCGTCACATTCCTGCAGGTCTCGGCCGACATGGCCGTGGCGATCGACGTCCCCGACGGGCACGGCCACCGCTACGTAAAAGACATCGCCAACGCCTGGGCCGCTGTCCTCCAACCACCCGGGTGGACACCGGAGCAGACCGAACGGCTGCGGCCCATGTTGCGCGCCGACGAATGA
- a CDS encoding DUF2252 domain-containing protein: MLFSQHAERDASLLPIRYGRMSSSPWTYLRGAAAVMADDLALYPNTGLNVQLCGDAHVLNYGLWASPERNLTFDLRDFDETLPGPFEWDVKRLATSLAVCADENGLPAHVGDAAVGAAVDAYQAHMRAYAAMSELDVWYDRIDAAVPLASLDPRARREVTADIEKQATRRTSAGAFRKMTDVRDGRRRITENPPFRVHLDRPEDAHEAEIARQVIDAYSATVPEQLNRLLGRFTLTDVVRQVVGVGSVGMRVFLVLCEGRSGEAPLFLQIKQAGASVYEPHLAPSTHPNHGQRVVVGQHLMQSAPDLFAGWTRLEGVDFYVRQFRDMKIIPDGKQIAPYLSQFADSCGHALAKAHARSGDPVAIAAYIGKGTAFGAAVNKFARAYADQTRHDHADLVAAINRGEVDTAPGW; encoded by the coding sequence GTGCTCTTCTCCCAGCACGCCGAACGCGACGCGAGCCTGCTGCCGATCCGCTACGGCCGGATGAGCAGCTCACCGTGGACCTACTTGCGGGGTGCGGCTGCGGTGATGGCTGACGATCTCGCCCTGTACCCCAACACCGGTCTGAACGTGCAGCTGTGCGGGGACGCGCACGTGCTGAACTACGGGCTGTGGGCCTCACCTGAGCGCAACCTGACCTTCGACCTGCGCGACTTCGACGAGACGCTGCCCGGCCCATTCGAGTGGGACGTCAAGCGGCTGGCGACGAGCCTGGCGGTCTGCGCCGATGAGAACGGGTTGCCCGCCCACGTCGGGGACGCGGCCGTTGGCGCCGCTGTCGACGCCTACCAGGCCCACATGCGCGCCTACGCCGCGATGTCCGAACTCGATGTCTGGTACGACCGTATCGATGCCGCCGTGCCCCTAGCGTCCCTGGACCCCCGCGCGCGGCGAGAGGTGACCGCCGATATCGAGAAGCAGGCCACCCGGCGCACCAGCGCGGGGGCCTTCCGGAAGATGACCGACGTACGCGACGGTCGCCGCCGCATCACCGAGAACCCGCCGTTTCGCGTGCACCTGGACCGCCCGGAAGACGCGCACGAGGCCGAGATCGCCCGGCAGGTCATCGACGCCTATTCCGCCACGGTGCCCGAACAGCTCAATCGGCTGCTCGGGCGGTTCACACTCACAGACGTGGTCCGCCAGGTAGTCGGCGTCGGCAGCGTCGGAATGCGCGTGTTCCTGGTGCTGTGCGAAGGACGCAGCGGGGAGGCCCCGCTGTTCCTGCAGATCAAACAGGCCGGCGCCTCAGTCTACGAACCGCACCTCGCGCCGAGCACACACCCCAATCACGGCCAGCGCGTCGTCGTCGGCCAGCATCTGATGCAGTCGGCCCCCGACCTCTTCGCCGGATGGACTCGCCTCGAGGGAGTCGACTTCTACGTGCGCCAGTTCCGCGACATGAAGATCATCCCGGACGGCAAGCAGATCGCGCCCTACCTGTCCCAATTCGCCGACTCTTGCGGCCATGCCCTCGCCAAGGCCCACGCCCGCAGCGGCGACCCCGTCGCGATCGCGGCCTACATAGGCAAGGGCACGGCCTTCGGCGCCGCTGTCAACAAGTTCGCCCGTGCCTACGCCGACCAAACCCGTCACGACCACGCCGACCTCGTCGCCGCCATCAACCGTGGCGAGGTCGACACCGCCCCAGGCTGGTAA
- a CDS encoding ANTAR domain-containing response regulator produces the protein MNATAPQGTERQSRRVVVAEDEALIRLDLVEMLREEGYDVVGEAGDGQRAVELAEELRPDLVIMDVKMPRRDGIDAASEIAAKRIAPVVILTAFSQRELVERARDAGAMAYLVKPFSKADLVPAVELAASRFTEIALLEREVSTLTDRLETRKVIERAKGMLMQSQGLSEPEAFKWIQRAAMDRRTTMKAVAEVVLDTLGGGGAGE, from the coding sequence ATGAACGCTACCGCTCCGCAGGGCACGGAACGACAGTCGCGGCGCGTGGTGGTGGCGGAAGACGAAGCGCTCATCAGGCTCGACCTCGTCGAGATGCTCCGCGAAGAGGGCTACGACGTCGTCGGTGAGGCCGGGGACGGGCAGCGTGCCGTCGAGTTGGCGGAAGAGCTGCGTCCGGATCTGGTGATCATGGATGTGAAGATGCCGCGCCGCGACGGGATCGATGCCGCGTCGGAGATCGCTGCGAAAAGGATTGCGCCCGTGGTGATCCTGACCGCGTTCAGTCAGCGTGAGCTCGTCGAACGTGCGCGTGACGCCGGGGCGATGGCCTACCTCGTGAAGCCGTTCTCCAAGGCCGACCTGGTCCCGGCGGTGGAACTGGCGGCGAGCCGGTTCACCGAGATCGCGCTGCTCGAGCGCGAGGTCTCGACGCTGACCGATCGGCTCGAGACCCGCAAGGTCATCGAGCGGGCCAAGGGCATGCTGATGCAGTCGCAGGGGTTGAGCGAGCCGGAGGCGTTCAAGTGGATCCAGCGCGCTGCGATGGATCGTCGGACGACGATGAAGGCGGTCGCCGAGGTGGTCCTCGACACGCTCGGGGGTGGCGGCGCGGGCGAGTGA
- the polA gene encoding DNA polymerase I: protein MSPATTSSSTASATADASGSDRPTLLLLDGHSLAYRAFFALPAENFKTHSGQSTNAVYGFTSMLINLLRDEQPTHVAAAFDVSRQTFRAEAFPEYKANRSKTPDEFKGQVEITKDVLGAMGIPVMAIEGYEADDIIATLTTQATALGYRVLVVTGDRDSLQLVTDDVTVLYPRKGVSDLTRFTPEAVEEKYGLTPQQYPDYAALRGDPSDNLPGIPGVGEKTAAKWIREYGSFENLVNEVDKVKGKVGESLRANLPAVVLNRQLTEMVRDVALPYTADQLALAPWDRERIHALFDDLEFKVLRDRLFATLSSAEPEAEEGFEVRGRALAPGEVTAWVAEHASTGERHGLSVVGAGTPYGGDVTAVAIAASDGEGAYIPTTTVTPEDEAALVAWLADAEQPKALHEAKRAMHALWGRGWTLAGLTSDTALAAYLVRPGQRSFNLDDLSLRYLKRELRVEESGQQQLSLLDDEEAADAEVAEGEILRARAVVDLAAALDTELADIEATGLLADMELPLLEVLAELEATGIAVDTDHLNDLQSTFAARVADAAESAYEVIGKQINLGSPKQLQVVLFDELDMPKTKKTKTGYTTDADALQSLFEKTQHPFLEHLLAHRDATRLKVTVDGLLKTVAEDGRIHTTFNQTVAATGRLSSTEPNLQNIPVRTDAGRQIRDGFVVGEGFETLLTADYSQIEMRIMAHLSRDEGLIEAFNTGEDLHSFVGSRAFGVPMEEVTPELRRRVKAMSYGLAYGLSAFGLAAQLKISTEEARQQMEAYFARFGGVRDYLHEVVEQARKVGYTETLFGRRRYLPDLNSDNRQRREVAERAALNAPIQGTAADIIKVAMIDVQRALQEAGLKSRMLLQVHDELVLEVATGERDAVETLVREKMASAIELSVPLEVSVGAGRSWDAAAH, encoded by the coding sequence GTGAGCCCCGCAACCACTTCTTCGTCCACCGCCTCCGCGACCGCTGACGCATCCGGCTCCGACCGGCCGACGCTGCTGCTCCTCGACGGGCACTCGCTCGCCTACCGCGCGTTCTTCGCGCTGCCGGCCGAGAACTTCAAGACGCACAGTGGGCAGTCGACGAACGCGGTGTACGGGTTCACGTCGATGCTGATCAACCTGCTGCGCGACGAACAGCCGACGCACGTCGCGGCCGCGTTCGACGTCTCACGGCAGACGTTTCGCGCCGAGGCGTTCCCCGAGTACAAGGCGAACCGCAGCAAGACCCCGGACGAGTTCAAGGGGCAGGTCGAGATCACCAAGGACGTCCTCGGCGCCATGGGCATCCCGGTGATGGCCATCGAGGGGTACGAGGCCGACGACATCATCGCCACGCTCACCACGCAGGCCACCGCACTCGGCTACCGCGTGCTCGTCGTGACCGGCGATCGGGACTCGTTGCAGCTGGTGACCGACGACGTCACCGTGCTCTACCCGCGCAAGGGCGTCTCCGACCTCACCCGGTTCACGCCCGAGGCGGTCGAGGAGAAGTACGGACTCACACCGCAGCAGTACCCGGACTACGCGGCGCTGCGCGGCGACCCGAGCGACAACCTCCCCGGCATCCCCGGTGTCGGCGAGAAGACCGCGGCCAAGTGGATTCGTGAATACGGATCGTTCGAGAACCTGGTGAACGAGGTCGACAAGGTGAAGGGCAAGGTGGGCGAGTCGCTGCGGGCCAACCTGCCCGCCGTGGTCCTCAACCGTCAGCTCACCGAGATGGTGCGCGACGTCGCGCTGCCGTACACCGCGGACCAGTTGGCGCTGGCGCCGTGGGACCGCGAACGCATCCACGCGCTGTTCGACGACCTCGAGTTCAAGGTGCTGCGGGACCGACTGTTCGCGACACTCAGCTCCGCCGAGCCGGAGGCCGAGGAGGGCTTCGAGGTGCGCGGCCGCGCGTTGGCGCCGGGCGAGGTCACGGCGTGGGTCGCCGAGCACGCGTCGACGGGGGAGCGGCACGGACTGTCCGTCGTCGGCGCCGGCACGCCGTACGGCGGCGACGTCACGGCTGTCGCGATCGCCGCCTCCGACGGGGAGGGCGCCTACATCCCGACCACCACGGTGACGCCCGAGGACGAGGCCGCACTGGTGGCCTGGCTCGCCGACGCGGAGCAGCCGAAGGCGCTCCACGAGGCCAAGCGCGCGATGCATGCGCTGTGGGGGCGCGGCTGGACCCTCGCCGGGTTGACCAGCGACACCGCGCTCGCGGCGTATCTGGTGCGGCCCGGGCAGCGCAGCTTCAACCTCGACGACCTGTCGCTGCGCTACCTCAAGCGTGAGCTGCGTGTGGAAGAGTCGGGGCAGCAACAGCTTTCGCTGTTGGACGACGAAGAGGCGGCGGACGCCGAAGTGGCCGAGGGCGAGATCCTGCGCGCACGTGCCGTCGTCGACCTCGCCGCCGCGCTCGACACCGAGCTGGCCGACATCGAGGCGACCGGGCTGCTGGCCGACATGGAGCTGCCGCTGCTCGAGGTGCTCGCCGAACTGGAGGCGACCGGTATCGCGGTCGACACCGACCACCTGAACGATCTGCAGTCGACGTTCGCGGCGCGGGTCGCCGACGCCGCGGAGTCCGCGTACGAGGTGATCGGCAAGCAGATCAACCTCGGTTCGCCGAAGCAGCTGCAGGTGGTGCTGTTCGACGAGCTCGACATGCCCAAGACCAAGAAGACGAAGACCGGGTACACCACCGACGCCGACGCGCTGCAGTCGCTGTTCGAGAAGACCCAGCACCCGTTCCTCGAGCACCTGCTGGCGCACCGCGACGCCACGCGATTGAAGGTCACGGTCGACGGGCTGCTCAAGACCGTTGCCGAGGACGGCCGGATCCACACCACGTTCAACCAGACCGTCGCCGCCACCGGGCGGCTGTCGTCGACCGAGCCGAACCTGCAGAACATCCCGGTCCGCACCGACGCCGGCCGGCAGATCCGCGACGGCTTCGTCGTCGGCGAGGGCTTCGAGACCCTCCTCACCGCGGACTACAGCCAGATCGAGATGCGCATCATGGCGCACCTCTCCCGCGACGAGGGGCTGATCGAGGCGTTCAACACCGGCGAGGACCTGCACAGCTTCGTGGGCTCGCGGGCGTTCGGTGTGCCGATGGAGGAGGTCACGCCGGAGCTGCGTCGCAGGGTGAAGGCGATGTCCTACGGCCTGGCCTACGGACTGAGCGCGTTCGGGCTCGCCGCGCAGCTCAAGATCTCCACCGAGGAAGCCCGGCAGCAGATGGAGGCCTACTTCGCCCGCTTCGGTGGCGTCCGCGACTACCTGCACGAGGTCGTCGAGCAGGCCCGCAAGGTCGGCTACACCGAGACGCTGTTCGGTCGGCGCCGGTACCTGCCCGACCTCAACAGCGACAACCGGCAGCGCCGCGAGGTCGCCGAGCGGGCCGCGCTCAACGCGCCCATCCAGGGCACGGCCGCGGACATCATCAAGGTCGCGATGATCGACGTGCAGCGGGCGCTGCAGGAGGCGGGGCTGAAGTCGCGGATGCTGCTGCAGGTCCACGACGAACTCGTGCTCGAGGTCGCGACCGGTGAACGCGATGCGGTGGAGACGCTGGTGCGGGAGAAGATGGCGTCCGCGATCGAGCTGTCGGTGCCGCTCGAGGTGTCGGTCGGCGCCGGACGCAGCTGGGACGCCGCCGCGCACTGA
- the trxA gene encoding thioredoxin, which yields MATQTLTQQNFKQTIEDNDIVLVDFWASWCGPCRSFAPTFEASSDKHADIVHGKMDTEAEQEFAAGAGIRSIPTIMAFRDGILVFNQAGALPPAALEDLITQVKALDMDEVRQEIAAQSPSGN from the coding sequence GTGGCTACCCAGACCCTGACCCAGCAGAACTTCAAGCAGACCATCGAGGACAACGACATCGTCCTCGTCGACTTCTGGGCGTCGTGGTGCGGCCCGTGCCGCTCCTTCGCTCCCACCTTCGAGGCCTCGTCGGACAAGCACGCCGACATCGTCCACGGCAAGATGGACACCGAGGCCGAGCAGGAGTTCGCTGCTGGCGCCGGGATCCGATCGATCCCGACCATCATGGCCTTCCGTGACGGCATCCTCGTGTTCAACCAGGCCGGTGCGCTGCCGCCCGCCGCACTCGAGGATCTGATCACGCAGGTCAAGGCCCTCGACATGGACGAAGTCCGCCAGGAGATCGCCGCTCAGTCACCTTCCGGCAACTGA